AAAATTGGACGGTACCCAAGGATAGGAGAATTATAAGAGAGGAACAGTTGCAATTCTTAGCTCCACCAAATACCATGTTAGCAGTAGCATCATATCTTTTATGTCTTTgcaaaccataaaatatttgcggaaaaattcCCTCTATCGGCTGCTTATTGAGAACTTCAGCTGGAGCCAACTGTTATATGGAAAAAACAAATCATGTTTACGTACAATATGGGCCTCCACATAAGTCGAATGAACAGCTGGAACTATTACACAATTTGCAGGGCAACACCAAAATCTAGAATTTTCCCAGATAGTTTGAGATAGAATCCTTCAAATCTGGAAGCCTTTCAATTTCTTTAGCACCAGCTACCACACAAGGGGTGTCATCTGTATCAGATGGTCAATCTTCAGCAGTCGTTGAATCGTTCGGGTCGGTTTGCACTTAGAAATGAAAATGGAATCAGAACAATTCAAACTCCAAAGCTTTCAGCCGCCCGCTGCTTAAGTACGGGACTGCCTCCACTTTGGATAACAAGAAGAAGCTTTGCAGCAAGACCTGCATCCACAGATACCAAGGAACATTCTTCTGGGGAAAGTTGGCATACAGACAACAAGATCGCAAGTGCATAACCAGTAGAACTTTCTGAAATTCTCATCAGTATTTTAACCatgatagaaatagtatttgaacAATCCTTTAAAGCTTGTCTCCCTTCAGGCACAGATGATAGAGCATCCAATATGAACAAGGCTAAATCAGTACACTCCATATTCAAGCCAATATCAACTCTACTGAGGCACCCTCCAATGGATACCATCAAACTCCCAATTTGCTTGTGTGCGCAAATTAGTTTAGGAAACCAAGCGCTGGTAGATGTCCATGCGGGGTGTCTCCTATCCCTCGTCAGTCTCATCAGAGCAACCAACAATGTTCACTTTCCGAGGGAAACCTTTATTTTTCCTCCCCTCATccttttctctctttcttttcgCTTTATCCGGTTTTTCTTTTTGTGGCCAAAAGGAACATCACTATCACCACACAACACATCATAAAACATTCATAATCAACACAGTTTCCCAAAAATCAATTCTTTGTACCTTATCTTCTCCGGATTTATAGAGATCTTCTGGAAGAAAATGGAAAGAGAAAAACCTGAGCAAAATGCTATACAATGAAGTCcccaataaagaaaaaaaatacatgtGGAAACGTGGATTCAAAGGCGATTCAGcagaaaaaagaaagatatcGGGGAGGAGGAGAGGCCAGACATCCAATACAATATTGACGTTGCAGAAATTTAAGATGGTAGTTGGGAGGTCAGATGTTCATTCAAGGAGTTCGGATCGCACTTTCGAAATCTGAAAGTATAAACAAGAACGTTAGAAGGAGACTATAAGGTTGTTCTGGCGCTCAAGTCagagaaaaaaaacaaaaagtgTGTAGAATGAGAGTATATCAATGAATAAACAATTAATGGAACCTGGTAGTTATATGCCTGGATCTGGACCATTCATTTTAAGAAAATTGGTGGACCCCACATATATTTTGTTAAAATTGGGTTTTTGATCTTCTCATGGGGACAGTGCCTCATAAGGTATGATGAAATTTTCCGTAGTTATAGGAGAAGAATAAAGTCCTGATTTGACAGGTCTAGATTAACAGAATCTCGGAGAAGATTAGATTAAACCTTTGTGGGCTTTACTTTTTTAGCTTTATTTATGTGTGCACGACCTCTATTTTTTTTctaatcttaaatcataaattctaataaaataatttagcataatcatgaatcataataNNNNNNNNNNNNNNNNNNNNNNNNNNNNNNNNNNNNNNNNNNNNNNNNNNNNNNNNNNNNNNNNNNNNNNNNNNNNNNNNNNNNNNNNNNNNNNNNNNNNNNNNNNNNNNNNNNNNNNNNNNNNNNNNNNNNNNNNNNNNNNNNNNNNNNNNNNNNNNNNNNNNNNNNNNNNNNNNNNNNNNNNNNNNNNNNNNNNNNNNNNNNNNNNNNNNNNNNNNNNNNNNNNNNNNNNNNNNNNNNNNNNNNNNNNNNNNNNNNNNNNNNNNNNNNNNNNNNNNNNNNNNNNNNNNNNNNNNNNNNNNNNNNNNNNNNNNNNNNNNNNNNNNNNNNNNNNNNNNNNNNNNNNNNNNNNNNNNNNNNNNNNNNNNNNNNNNNNNNNNNNNNNNNNNNNNNNNNNNNNNNNNNNNNNNNNNNNNNNNNNNNNNNNNNNNNNNNNNNNNNNNNNNNNNNNNNNNNNNNNNNNNNNNNNNNNNNNNNNNNNNNNNNNNNNNNNNNNNNNNNNNNNNNNNNNNNNNNNNNNNNNNNNNNNNNNNNNNNNNNNNNNNNNNNNNNNNNNNNNNNNNNNNNNNNNNNNNNNNNNNNNNNNNNNNNNNNNNNNNNNNNNNNNNNNNNNNNNNNNNNNN
This region of Primulina eburnea isolate SZY01 chromosome 14, ASM2296580v1, whole genome shotgun sequence genomic DNA includes:
- the LOC140811379 gene encoding U-box domain-containing protein 30-like; this encodes MRLTRDRRHPAWTSTSAWFPKLICAHKQIGSLMVSIGGCLSRVDIGLNMECTDLALFILDALSSVPEGRQALKDCSNTISIMVKILMRISESSTGYALAILLSVCQLSPEECSLVSVDAGLAAKLLLVIQSGGSPVLKQRAAESFGV